The proteins below come from a single Malus domestica chromosome 03, GDT2T_hap1 genomic window:
- the LOC103427077 gene encoding DEAD-box ATP-dependent RNA helicase 20-like — protein sequence MAKRSDDSIYHGCPTKRSWLDAVDGGAVGGLRRSERLAQHYGADAAGGISYTAGDVKECRRQRRKITAETQDLPSETQDLPSETDDLEREVTCFLDDLPSETQDLNTDVTSYTPHGSMPETQHLNTDDTSYTVEEYRQRRGITVEGRGDIPNPIRNFDDTRFPENVIQQFSKAGFARPTPIQAQVWPMALEGRDLIGIAQPGSGKKLAYLMPAIVHINSQPKLSRGGDGPRVLILAPTLRLGEEIQQEYAKFCAASNIKVLLSWKLSSPKKSRGGILIATPRSLLVALEDGYTNVRRVTYLVLDGADWMLEKQNMGFGSQIQDIVSKIHPDCQILLLGTSWSKEVDKRANRFLYNACNVAIVSPPLKPTHPIDQTVYVVTEDQKYNKLVELLGRIVDGSRILIFMDIKEGCEKRDQFALQLYTDGQHAVSLHENKGQAEMARIVSEFQAGRIPIMIATDVAARDLDLKDVKYVINYDFPVSLDDYVYRIDRAGSAAAKGTVFTFFTTANAVFAEELIILLKEA from the exons ATGGCGAAGCGCTCCGATGATTCCATTTATCACGGTTGTCCGACAAAAAGAag TTGGTTGGATGCTGTTGATGGTGGTGCTGTGGGCGGACTTCGTCGCTCCGAACGGTTGGCACAGCATTATGGTGCTGATGCGGCTGGAGGCATTTCATATACGGCCGGCGACGTCAAGGAGTGTAGGAGGCAGCGGAGGAAAATTACTGCTGAAACGCAGGACCTCCCTTCTGAAACGCAGGACCTCCCGTCTGAAACGGACGACCTCGAGAGGGAAGTTACTTGTTTCTTGGACGACCTCCCGTCTGAAACGCAGGACCTCAATACTGATGTCACCTCTTATACGCCTCACGGCAGCATGCCTGAAACGCAGCACCTCAATACTGATGATACCTCTTATACGGTCGAGGAGTATAGGCAACGGAGGGGAATCACTGTTGAAGGCCGTGGTGATATTCCAAACCCCATCAGGAATTTCGATGACACTCGGTTTCCAG AAAATGTTATAcaacaattttcaaaagctggATTTGCTAGGCCTACACCAATTCAAGCTCAAGTATGGCCAATGGCTTTGGAGGGCCGTGACCTCATTGGTATTGCTCAACCAGGATCCGGGAAGAAGCTGGCGTATCTGATGCCTGCAATTGTCCATATAAACTCCCAGCCAAAACTAT CTCGTGGTGGAGATGGCCCAAGAGTATTGATTTTAGCTCCAACGCTGCGACTCGGTGAAGAAATCCAACAAGAGTATGCTAAATTTTGTGCAGCTTCCAACATTAAAGTCTTATTAAGCTGGAAACTGTCTTCTCCTAAAAAAAGTA GAGGTGGGATTCTAATCGCCACACCTAGGTCCTTGCTTGTTGCGTTAGAGGATGGTTATACTAATGTCAGAAGGGTCACATATCTTGTGTTGGATGGCGCTGATTGGATGctagaaaaacaaaacatgggGTTTGGGTCTCAAATACAAGACATTGTTTCTAAG ATTCACCCAGACTGTCAAATATTATTGTTGGGTACTAGCTGGTCAAAGGAGGTTGATAAACGGGCAAACCGGTTCCTTTACAACGCATGCAAT GTTGCAATTGTTTCTCCACCTCTGAAACCTACACATCCGATCGACCAAACTGTTTACGTCGTTACTGAAGATCAGAAATATAACAA ATTGGTAGAGTTGCTAGGTCGTATAGTGGATGGCAGCAGAATACTGATATTCATGGATATAAAGGAAGGATGCGAAAAACGTGATCAGTTTGCCCTGCAGCTTTATACGGACGGTCAGCATGCAGTCTCGCTTCATGAAAACAAGGGTCAAGCGGAAATGGCCCGGATTGTCTCTGAGTTTCAAGCTGGCAGGATCCCCATAATGATTGCAACAGATGTTGCTGCTCGTGATCTAg ATCTGAAGGATGTGAAATATGTTATCAATTACGACTTTCCAGTGTCCCTTGATGATTATGTTTACCGCATTGACCGTGCTGGAAGTGCCGCAGCAAAAGGAACAGTATTCACGTTCTTTACAACTGCTAATGCTGTATTCGCAGAGGAACTTATTATCTTACTCAAGGAAGCTTGA